GTCCATTCCCTTCTGTACACTCTTCACTCTCATTGCTCCCTTTCTGTCTCTCCACAGCATTTCCTTATCTGATCCCAGACATGACCCTGAACCTGGGGATGTCTGGCTCAACTTTAAGGGTATTGCCCTTCCTCAATCCAGGGCCAGTCCAGCTGCCTACCCAGGAACCGATTCGGGGGCCGCCTCCGATGACCTTGGTCGTCAATCCCAGCGGCCCTGTTTTGCTGTCACCTTTGCCCACAACATCCCAGGTGACAGGAGCTGCCGGACATGGACCCCATAACCCTGAGCCTGGAGTGTTCATCTTCCAGGTTGGACCCGAGGCGGAGCTTGTGGCATCAGCAAAACAGCCTGCCTTCCAAACGCAGGGTAGACCTAACTGGGATGCAGCAGGATCTCTGCCCGGAGGTCCTGATTATCCTGCACCCCTTATTTCAGCATCTTCTGTAAAGAAGATCATGGTGTCCACCATAGCCTCTAGTGTTACCCAGGCTGTCCAGGGTGACTTTGGTCCTCAAGCTCCACCCCCAGTGGCCCAGTTGCCACCCATCGTGCTCCCATTTAATGGTGGGCCCCAGACCGTGTGGATATCTGGGGACAATAATGTGGCCCCCGTTCAGAGAAAAGCCCTCCGTGAAAAGGTCGGCGGTTCCCAGAGCGTTTATGCGAACTTCCGGCTCTGGCAGTGCTACAAGCCACTGGCTGGATTGTACTTTACTCAGACACCAGACACCGAAGCCTTTGCCTGCTTTCTCATGTGAGTCCATTGGAGCCTCAGGCTCATGGGAGTTTTTcagaaggggagaaaggagaaaccCCAGGAAAGGTCTTTGGGTCAGCTGCAGGACTGACCAGACCCCATATGACAGGGACTACACACACAGGAGTCACCCTCCAGTTGATAATACATTCAGAATAGTGTCCACTCAGGCAAGCACAGTGAGTCCATCCTCACTATCCACATGTCCTCACAAATGCCTTCAGAGTAGTTCTAATCTCGGTACCCCATAGTGATATAGTCCTGATCTAATTCTCAACTCAGTACCCTCATTAGAGTCCTTGCCCAGTCTCTGAAAACTAAGGAACAATTCTCAGTTCCTATTAAAATATCTGAACACATGCGAACATTGGTGAGAGAGGCCATCTCTGTCTagggcttggggtgggggtggggtatcTCAAAGCACTTCTCAGAATTGAGGGTAGACACTAGCATGATAAGTAGGGTGGattgtggaaaataaaaatccaaggtGGAGTGTAAATAGGACTGTCAGGGGCTGTTAGCACAGGAGTGGAGATAGACATGGTTGGGGCAAAACTTGACCCTGACTGTGATGTTCTAGCCCGGTCTTACGCTCGCTGGGCCGCTTGAAGCCCACTATGACTGTAGAGGAAGGCCTGGGAAAGGCGATGCAGGAATGGCAGCACATAAGCAAGTCTGAGCAAGAGATCTACTATGGCAGGGCAGCAAAGTGAGTGTGGCTTCGGGCTCAGGCTGAAGAGGTCCTGGTTGACTGCAAGCCTGGGGTTACTGGGGCCTCTCCTGTCCCTGTGTGGGGTCAGGGCAAGAGTAGAGGGGCCCTGAAACCCAGAAAGGCCCTGCCCTGCAGAAGCTTCTCCCTCCCTGGGGCCCGAGGCTTTTCCCATCCTCAATTTGGGACCCAGACATTACATCCTTGACCTAGGTGCCCTGAAATTCCTACAACAGATGTAGTCTGTACTGAGTACACAGGGATTTATTTCACCTCCTACCCCATTATCAACAGTCCTGGGTTACTTAGCCACAATAACCCCAAGTCCCCTTCTCCTTTGCCCCTGCATGGCCTTGGATTCTGTTTGAGTCAGGCTAGGACTCTCTCAGAGGGATTGTGCTCCCCCACTCCAGGTTCATGGAGTTTGAAACAGAGGAACAGATGCAGGCACCGAAGCTGCAGTGCAGAAGTGGGGAGCAGGTCCTACAATCCTCCACCCTTCCAAAGCCTGAGCTTCAGGGGACACCAGCCCCAGCTGTGGGCCAGCAGTCAGGTAGGACCCTATACCCACAGGGAAAGGCCACAGGTAATGATGAGGACCCTGTGGGTCTGTCCCTTCACAGGAGTCTTTGGCCTTCAGAACCTCCCCAGTCCTCAAGCTCAGCTCTACAGCTCACCTGTGTCTCTTTGTCCTTCACTCTGTCAGTTCCTCACACACTCCACCGAATAGGGATTAGGTGCCCTGCAGACACTTTGTCCCCTCCTCACACTGAGGGTCTCCTCAACACTACTCCAGGCAAAGGGTTCAGGGGTCCTGACACAGCTTTCAGGTAACTTGCCCCTAACTCTTCCTCAGTGTCATGTGTTTGTGCAGGAATATGGGTCCCTTACCCTCTTCTTCCTGCCTTCTCCTTAGCCTGTGTCCCCAGGAATGCGAGTCCACAGGCCCTGGTACCTCTATCCCCAAAATCCAAGGATCAGAGTCTCCCCAGGACCCAGGCACCTTCTGAGATCCCTGATGAAGCTGTGCAAGAGTATATAGAAATAATGGACGAGCTTCTGAAGGACCACAAAATGGAAGAGACCAGAAAAGATCTAGAGGAGGAGGCCAGACCTTGGTCTAACCCAAACATTCTGAGCTATCTGGATGAGCTGTGCTCTCAGAAGGACTTTGTTACCAAGGTAGCTGGGGGGGGGTGATGGAGCTTGGGATGGTCCAGGGTTATCGAATGAATGTTTTCTGTGTCTAAGCTGTAAAGAAATGCCCCTATGTATGTATAATCATTAGTGCATGGTTGGGTTTAGTTTCCATGGTTGAGTGTACATATCTTTCTGTGTATGTTTTTGGCACATGTGTTCATGTATGAACACCTAAGTTTTCATAATCATGTGTTGCGAACAGCCATCTGGGCCCTCATACTGTGCCTGAGAATGGAGTATGTTTGTTCTACTCTACTCCTCCCATTAGTAAACCTTACCCTATTTCCTTCTGCCCAGGTGGAGGCCATCATTGACGATCGGTTCCTGGGACACCTGCTCTCTCCAGATCCCCAGTTGGATATCTCAGTCCTGGCAAAGGAATTGGAAGAGGTGGAAGGATTCAGCCCCACACAGGTGAAGAGAAAGATGCAGCCGCAGTGTTAGTTCAGGGAGGGGACTCCATTGAACCTCAGAGAGGAGAGACATGGATATGGGGGTGAAAGGAGTGACTGTGGGCCATCAGGAACCTGCTGGGCATCAGAAAACTGAGGTTATCCATTTCTTAGAAGACTTGGGTCACATAATCCCCCACATAACTCAGCACTACACACTGTTCTCTTATCTACCacttttccctctttccctcagcTTATGGATGAGAACCTGCAGGCCCTGCATGATGAGCAGATGGGGAAGGCTCATCCCTGCCACCAGAAGACCCCCAAGGACTCAAATCCAGAGGGGATTGCAGCCAACAACGGTGCCCCGACACCCACCCAAGCCCACAGGCCAAGGGCCAGCACTGCCACTGCCACCTGTGTGCCAACGGGTTCTTCTGGACAAACTCCAAGGCCTGTCATTCAGTTGGCAATTGAAGCCTCTGAACCCAAATCCAGCCAGTGTCCCCACCCTGTTCTCCCCACCCTGGGCAGTAGGGCTGACAACATCCTGGAAAAGGACCCTCTTGGCATTCCTTTGCCTGGGTCTAAAGAGGgctctgaggaggaggaggatcttCCCAGCCTGGCCTTTCTCCTAGATCCTTGCCAGAGCCGGCAGCCCTGTAGCTTGCCTCGGAGACCTGCCCCTACCCCTGGCCCCCACAAGCCTAGAAATAGTGCTGGTCTTGGGTCTTGCACTCCTTCAAAAAGGGCCATCCAGACCTCTGAGCCTAATACTGGCCCATCTAAGAAACACCGCCGTTTGGGGAGGGGACCAAACATGTGAAATATCAAATCTCTGATATAGTTCAGACCTCCTAAACACACTTAGTTGTGGAAAACCAGACCTAATGACCAAACATCTCATTCTGTCTGAGAAATTTAACCATactgatatataaataatatataattatatatataatatagagagATAATTTTAATGTGACATATCTCTATGTGAGTTGCTAGAATAAGATTTTGAAGCAAGATCCTCTTAGTAATTAGTGAAATAAGAGCAAtggaaaatatactttttttcagtttgaaaaaattatatatagaacaAATTAGCATagcagttaaaataaaaaacaaaaacaaaaataaaaaaacaaaaacaaaaaataaattaacggGTAATAATGAATGTAGGAAGCTAAAGTTTATTCAGTAAGTTCAAGGCAATGGAAAGAGTTAAAAAGCTTAGATTAAGTTTATTGAAAATAGCGATCTCTGGCTCATTTTAGAAAAACTACTCTGCCCAAAACCTACTGGAAAGATGCAGTAGCTACAAAATTTACTATTGTAACCAGATATTTAGCATGATAAGAAATACCATAATAATATGAGTAAGCTTTCTATAACTGATCCTGTAGAAGTTGTAATTTTAAGTATCTCTTGTACAATTTTGTCAATTCGATAACTATAATTCAGTTTATTTCCTAGCACTATTTTCTTTAGAAGTTCTTCACCAAGAATCTGCCCAAACCAACTGGGACTTTTGTGTTCAcatgtttctccagttttgtaaGTTGCGATTTATTTGGCTCTAGCCTTCCCCTGCCTTATTATGGTAAGTAAGAGTTCTGAGTTTTTAAGTATGAAATTTTCTTACCTTTTAAGCAATGGGTCACATTCTAAGCACTTTGTGGGGAACTATAAACTTTCCCGgtgtttgtttatatgttttatttaagttttatataagttagttgtttattttattttatttatttgttaagcaTTGTTTCTTAACATTGGTTTCAGGTATAGAAACATACAGATAAATTGTTTATACTATATGTTCTATCAGTTTTTAACTCTAAGATATAGTCCACCTTTAGTTTCCACCAATATTTTAATGCTAGCACTTAAGAGTTATTAACTAGTGGCTTCCTCAAAAGAAAGTTGATACTGGCTATTAATTCCCTTTATACATGTGTCTCTCTAGGGTTAAGGATAATAGTTAGCCATATTTCAATTGCCCATGGTCTGAGTAAAGAACTAAGAAACAAGATGATCTTATAAGATGAAGAGAACAATTGACTCATTCGCATCTCTCTTCGTTCTTTGTGTGTTTAGGGAGACTCTTTATGgtgtttttaagtttgtttgttttgttttgttttgttttttaagggtAAGAGATTCACCAAATAAGCATCTGGTTCTGTTTCAGAGAGTAAAATAGTGGTTCTTCATTGTCTGTAGAATACATTACTCACTCCGAAGTTCTTAAAATTCTGTTACACTTCAGACTAATAAAACTAGTATTTCTAAGGTAGGACTCATATCTATGTCTACAATTCCCCCCTATGATTTCAGTGAATAGTCCAGATGAGCTTCAGACTTGTATTTGATCAGGATAACTGGAACAAGATGCCATGTTTTGAATGATGCCTTTGGAAGATCTATTTATATAAACTAGACAAGTTAGTCACTTTTTACCCTCATTGGGTATTTCTTGGTATTGGTATTGGGTATTTCTTTGCTATTGGTGTTTCTTATTGTTGGTCATATATATGTGCTCCATTGGTTTTGGTAGGCCATGTAGAATAGGCTAATaatttgttttacatatttataatccATGTATAGATGTACATATTAGTTCATATTCCCATTAGTCCTTCATTTTatccagtttattttattttaatctctttgGAAGgaatggttaattttttttttgtttgttttaaagtgCCTATGGAGGACATTTGTCCATTTTTCAATtgttgcatttctttttgtttttggcataCGATAATACCAAAATGATGACTTTTTGATTCTCTTCCAGCTATATCTGTCCCAAGTAACTTGTACAAACATTTACATTgcagtttcagtcatatacagtgttttatactgaaataaaatatacaatatattttcattatatcaCATGAAACAAAAACATGCTTTAAACTAAATCTAGATATTGCATCATATTAAGTTACTCATAACATAATTACTCTGCTATAGtatctaaatttttgtttaatttttataattttacttataattacattaaataatttGTTGTATAGAATGAATTAAAGttatattctatttaaatatatgtaatattacaAATTAGTTTTACTTTTACTGAGGCATATCATTGATGCTAGAATCTTATGCATAGAATGCTTCAATACCACACCCAAGCATTCTCAGTGTTggcttccctctaccagtgtaaCAAGTAACTCTTCCTTCAGACGCCAGGTAAGCTTAGTTCTGACAATccctatttttaaaagatcattaatttcttttaaaatctaaTAATTTGAGTCAAAACATACaagttttttgtattattttatcctACAGTACATTATGTTTGTATGTTCTTAAACAAATATCAACCTCAATATTAAAGTATTATAAGACTTATCAGCTAAGTTACACTATATAAGACTTACAATTTTATTGCttgttcattcttttcttctcaaAAATGCTGTTgggtaaaatgtattttttgtattaCAGAAAAATTTACATTAGAGTTTAAACAAGTTTGTATCTTGAAAGaagacaaattttaaattttaattttgtgtaaAAGTAATAGAAAATTTTGTAATATTCATTTCTCCCTTAACATTTGCTTCTAAGCTTTTTCATTTCAGGGtgaattcaattatttttctaagcCTGTTCACACTTGTCTCATGTTTATTCTTACAATATCACTTAATTTGTTTTCTACAAAATTCTCCGTGTTTAAAGCAATATACAAATATCTGGAAGATTTATTTCCACTATCCATATAAGAATTATAATCagctaaacaatatatatatatatatagttacacTTCCTTAAGCAATATTTAGAAGACTGCAACTTGTTCAACACTTTTAAAGGCATACTTTTTAATAGATAAGCAATTAATATCCCATACTTTATGACTAGTGGGTATTTGAAAAGAATGAACATATTAGTTTACTAAAAGCATAgcaaatcattttattaaattttgacttaatttgattaataaaattttttcttttgaatttttgggccccacccagcagttctcaggggttacttctggctctgtgctcagaatttacaccTGGCagaatctggggaccatatgggatgccaggaattgaaaccaggtccatcctggatcgaccaCGTGCTAAGCAATCACATTAAACTGTGGTATACATTCTGCCcctgataaataaaattattttaagctttATAATAAACagcataatttatatttaattaaatatgaagATTAAAAGTGAAGGACTAAGTATTTAGAAATGATAAGAGATTATAAATGCTTAAAGATAGTGAATAATTTTTTTGCAATTCTAATACCTACTTCTAAGACTAGAAATAAGAACAACTATAGCATTTGGgtataatatttatgtaaaattgtGTGAATATATGTACTGtctaaaaaagacaataaaatgcaTTCAACATgtgtgttatataatatatacagtgATCTTTGATATATCACATACTAATATGCAGttgatttaatataattatttacctATATGACAATACCTGTTAAATTATAGATATGAAAAATATACTAAGATAGTATACATCTAATTTGATAAATGTCAAACTATAGCTTTTACTCACTTTGTGAAATTTGTCAAAGATATATAAGAGAGTACCGAATCTTCATGAAATAGTTAATACAAaggaaatcattaaaatattttgactattttaattaaatatttttcaaaatacatttaGAGTTTTTAATCAATTTAATCATAAAGCTAATTTTAAGTCAGaatttgaatttataattttaactcaGAATATGTGTGCTTCAAAATTTTCTACATTTAACATATTTACCCTCAATATTTAACAGTACAAAAAGTTAAGGCACATGACCACACTGGTAAAATACCTaccatgatatatatatgtatatgtatatatatatatatatatatatatatatatatatatatatgtgtgtgtgtgtgtgtgtgtgtgtttccccaGTGCAAGCTGTATTAAATGTAgattcaagagtaagccctgaactgtAGAAGGGTgcccctcttaaaaaaaaaaacaacgaacaAAAAATACATCTATTTATGAGTCATTTAACACCGAAAATTTGTTTTACAGAAACAAACATATAAATGTATAGCTGTGTATACACAAAGAGAATATTGTGTATAATTATATGCTTTACATACATCTATGCATACAAAGAGTTTTTCATCATTCAAATTAGAAATCATTTCTTAATATGAATACAAAgctatagaaaatatttgaatacatTGAACTGGAACACTAAGTAAAATCTATTTAATCATCTAGAAGCTATGGTGGTTATGTAGATAAAACTagatttatctttatttcaagACTATAAGTATTCATAATATTATGATTCATGGTAAAGCTTAAAATGTTGTGAATATAAGTACTATATTGTGTTCTATGAAAGCAAAAGAATGGGTTTACTTGTGATGGAAATAAGTCTAAATCATATTCAGTTTAGATCTGGGAAGCATAGCTTGAACATTGCCATTAATAGTTGCTCAATAAGTAAATTGTgaaatatatgtgtgttttttttttaagaaatttagaCTTCATGTAATTATTGatccagtttattttttatctgtatatttttgtataaagaaCTCTAGAAGC
The sequence above is a segment of the Suncus etruscus isolate mSunEtr1 chromosome 8, mSunEtr1.pri.cur, whole genome shotgun sequence genome. Coding sequences within it:
- the LOC126015969 gene encoding NUT family member 2F-like, which codes for MTLNLGMSGSTLRVLPFLNPGPVQLPTQEPIRGPPPMTLVVNPSGPVLLSPLPTTSQVTGAAGHGPHNPEPGVFIFQVGPEAELVASAKQPAFQTQGRPNWDAAGSLPGGPDYPAPLISASSVKKIMVSTIASSVTQAVQGDFGPQAPPPVAQLPPIVLPFNGGPQTVWISGDNNVAPVQRKALREKVGGSQSVYANFRLWQCYKPLAGLYFTQTPDTEAFACFLIPVLRSLGRLKPTMTVEEGLGKAMQEWQHISKSEQEIYYGRAAKFMEFETEEQMQAPKLQCRSGEQVLQSSTLPKPELQGTPAPAVGQQSGRTLYPQGKATGNDEDPVGLSLHRSLWPSEPPQSSSSALQLTCVSLSFTLSVPHTLHRIGIRCPADTLSPPHTEGLLNTTPGKGFRGPDTAFRNASPQALVPLSPKSKDQSLPRTQAPSEIPDEAVQEYIEIMDELLKDHKMEETRKDLEEEARPWSNPNILSYLDELCSQKDFVTKVEAIIDDRFLGHLLSPDPQLDISVLAKELEEVEGFSPTQLMDENLQALHDEQMGKAHPCHQKTPKDSNPEGIAANNGAPTPTQAHRPRASTATATCVPTGSSGQTPRPVIQLAIEASEPKSSQCPHPVLPTLGSRADNILEKDPLGIPLPGSKEGSEEEEDLPSLAFLLDPCQSRQPCSLPRRPAPTPGPHKPRNSAGLGSCTPSKRAIQTSEPNTGPSKKHRRLGRGPNM